The following coding sequences lie in one Portunus trituberculatus isolate SZX2019 chromosome 12, ASM1759143v1, whole genome shotgun sequence genomic window:
- the LOC123502779 gene encoding uncharacterized protein LOC123502779 isoform X3, which translates to MEERTHEVDEEERKKGEMPRNHRAQVASPVLLQADLSCTPLVDSSEEEGMDLVLFDTRVDYETTRSRSHTTLSGSPRLQDLRQELLEACEREGEPAHTCYEMDVELESPHAGEDQGREGMRLGSHQNLQAQQYPRKSSVSTVFRALKCIEGEELAQEDLTMMPLEVPRIPRSTHRAPPGYASLNRATIDY; encoded by the exons atggaggagaggacacacgaggtggatgaagaggaaagaaagaaag GTGAGATGCCCCGGAACCACCGCGCACAGGTGGCTTCGCCAGTACTGCTACAAGCGGACCTATCGTGCACGCCGCTAGTGGACAGCTCGGAGGAGGAAGGCATGGATTTAGTACTCTTTGACACACGTGTGGATTACGAAACTACTCGCTCCCGCTCCCACACCACCCTCAGCGGCTCTCCACGTCTCCAGGATCTGCGGCAGGAACTCCTGGAGgcgtgtgagagggaaggagagccgGCGCACACTTGCTACGAAATGGACGTTGAACTAGAGTCTCCGCATGCCGGTGAAGACCAAGGGCGTGAGGGAATGCGTCTAGGCAGCCACCAGAACCTCCAAGCGCAGCAGTACCCAAGAAAGTCCTCCGTCAGCACCGTGTTCAGGGCCCTCAAGTGCATCGAAGGGGAGGAACTGGCGCAGGAGGACTTGACAATGATGCCCCTTGAAGTACCTCGCATCCCGCGCTCCACTCACCGAGCTCCACCTGGCTACGCCTCCCTCAATCGTGCCACTATCGACTACTGA
- the LOC123502779 gene encoding uncharacterized protein LOC123502779 isoform X2 yields the protein MSLRVMEWMERAAEWCCWCRRGLCRYSKPAGEMPRNHRAQVASPVLLQADLSCTPLVDSSEEEGMDLVLFDTRVDYETTRSRSHTTLSGSPRLQDLRQELLEACEREGEPAHTCYEMDVELESPHAGEDQGREGMRLGSHQNLQAQQYPRKSSVSTVFRALKCIEGEELAQEDLTMMPLEVPRIPRSTHRAPPGYASLNRATIDY from the exons ATGAGCTTAAGAGTGATGGAGTGGATGGAAAGGGCAGCggagtggtgttgctggtgtcgGAGAGGTCTGTGTCGCTACTCCAAGCCTGCAg GTGAGATGCCCCGGAACCACCGCGCACAGGTGGCTTCGCCAGTACTGCTACAAGCGGACCTATCGTGCACGCCGCTAGTGGACAGCTCGGAGGAGGAAGGCATGGATTTAGTACTCTTTGACACACGTGTGGATTACGAAACTACTCGCTCCCGCTCCCACACCACCCTCAGCGGCTCTCCACGTCTCCAGGATCTGCGGCAGGAACTCCTGGAGgcgtgtgagagggaaggagagccgGCGCACACTTGCTACGAAATGGACGTTGAACTAGAGTCTCCGCATGCCGGTGAAGACCAAGGGCGTGAGGGAATGCGTCTAGGCAGCCACCAGAACCTCCAAGCGCAGCAGTACCCAAGAAAGTCCTCCGTCAGCACCGTGTTCAGGGCCCTCAAGTGCATCGAAGGGGAGGAACTGGCGCAGGAGGACTTGACAATGATGCCCCTTGAAGTACCTCGCATCCCGCGCTCCACTCACCGAGCTCCACCTGGCTACGCCTCCCTCAATCGTGCCACTATCGACTACTGA
- the LOC123502779 gene encoding uncharacterized protein LOC123502779 isoform X1, with translation MSNNVFLTVRVGKSPRPRERNMKNSSTHSFLRSSFAQTHESILSAFTKRSRTFIFPQCEMPRNHRAQVASPVLLQADLSCTPLVDSSEEEGMDLVLFDTRVDYETTRSRSHTTLSGSPRLQDLRQELLEACEREGEPAHTCYEMDVELESPHAGEDQGREGMRLGSHQNLQAQQYPRKSSVSTVFRALKCIEGEELAQEDLTMMPLEVPRIPRSTHRAPPGYASLNRATIDY, from the exons ATGTCAAATAATGTGTTTCTCACCGTCCGCGTTGGAAAATCCCCAAGACCACGGGAAAGAAACATGAAGAATTCTTCTACTCATTCATTTCTTCGCTCATCGTTCGCTCAGACACATGAGTCAATTCTCTCAGCCTTCACGAAGCGGTCCAGAACATTTATATTTCCACAGT GTGAGATGCCCCGGAACCACCGCGCACAGGTGGCTTCGCCAGTACTGCTACAAGCGGACCTATCGTGCACGCCGCTAGTGGACAGCTCGGAGGAGGAAGGCATGGATTTAGTACTCTTTGACACACGTGTGGATTACGAAACTACTCGCTCCCGCTCCCACACCACCCTCAGCGGCTCTCCACGTCTCCAGGATCTGCGGCAGGAACTCCTGGAGgcgtgtgagagggaaggagagccgGCGCACACTTGCTACGAAATGGACGTTGAACTAGAGTCTCCGCATGCCGGTGAAGACCAAGGGCGTGAGGGAATGCGTCTAGGCAGCCACCAGAACCTCCAAGCGCAGCAGTACCCAAGAAAGTCCTCCGTCAGCACCGTGTTCAGGGCCCTCAAGTGCATCGAAGGGGAGGAACTGGCGCAGGAGGACTTGACAATGATGCCCCTTGAAGTACCTCGCATCCCGCGCTCCACTCACCGAGCTCCACCTGGCTACGCCTCCCTCAATCGTGCCACTATCGACTACTGA
- the LOC123502779 gene encoding uncharacterized protein LOC123502779 isoform X4 has translation MPRNHRAQVASPVLLQADLSCTPLVDSSEEEGMDLVLFDTRVDYETTRSRSHTTLSGSPRLQDLRQELLEACEREGEPAHTCYEMDVELESPHAGEDQGREGMRLGSHQNLQAQQYPRKSSVSTVFRALKCIEGEELAQEDLTMMPLEVPRIPRSTHRAPPGYASLNRATIDY, from the coding sequence ATGCCCCGGAACCACCGCGCACAGGTGGCTTCGCCAGTACTGCTACAAGCGGACCTATCGTGCACGCCGCTAGTGGACAGCTCGGAGGAGGAAGGCATGGATTTAGTACTCTTTGACACACGTGTGGATTACGAAACTACTCGCTCCCGCTCCCACACCACCCTCAGCGGCTCTCCACGTCTCCAGGATCTGCGGCAGGAACTCCTGGAGgcgtgtgagagggaaggagagccgGCGCACACTTGCTACGAAATGGACGTTGAACTAGAGTCTCCGCATGCCGGTGAAGACCAAGGGCGTGAGGGAATGCGTCTAGGCAGCCACCAGAACCTCCAAGCGCAGCAGTACCCAAGAAAGTCCTCCGTCAGCACCGTGTTCAGGGCCCTCAAGTGCATCGAAGGGGAGGAACTGGCGCAGGAGGACTTGACAATGATGCCCCTTGAAGTACCTCGCATCCCGCGCTCCACTCACCGAGCTCCACCTGGCTACGCCTCCCTCAATCGTGCCACTATCGACTACTGA